In one Arenibacter antarcticus genomic region, the following are encoded:
- a CDS encoding valine--tRNA ligase — translation MEIPSKYEPQTVEGQWYDYWTKHKYFHSKPDEREPYTIVIPPPNVTGVLHMGHMLNNTIQDVLIRRARLMGKNACWVPGTDHASIATEAKVVAKLKEQGIEKKDLSREEFLGHAWDWTHEYGGVILEQLKKLGCSCDWERTKFTLDDNMSASVIKVFVDLFNKGHIYRGYRMVNWDPEAKTTLSDEEVIYEERQGLLYYLTYKIQDSEETLTIATTRPETILGDTAICINPNDERYQHLRGKKAIVPICNRIIPIIEDEYVDVEFGTGCLKVTPAHDVNDKALGDKHHLETIDIFNEDASLNSYGLHYEGQDRFVVRKAITKELEEKGFLVKTESHLNKVGTSERTKAVIEPRLSDQWFLRMEELAKPAIKAVLEDEEVKLFPKKFENTYRHWMENIRDWNISRQLWWGQQIPAYYFGDGQDDFVVAESKELALELAKKKSGNSDLSIEVLKQDEDALDTWFSSWLWPISVFNGILEPENEEINYYYPTNDLVTGPDILFFWVARMIVSGYEYRDEKPFQNVYLTGLVRDKQRRKMSKSLGNSPDALELIKDYGADGVRVGLLLSSAAGNDLMFDEALCQQGKNFANKIWNGFRLVKGWEVANLPQPEASKLGIAWYTAKFNKTLVEIEDHFSKYRISDALMAIYKLVWDDYSSWLLEIIKPAYQQPIDKTTFDAVIQIFEENLKLLHPFMPFLTEEVWQHIAERSPEEALVIAKWPEILPVDEELITGFDFAAEVVSGIRTIRKEKNIAMKETLELSVLNEGEISKDWDVIIAKLTNVSQISYVDSSVEGALAFRVRSNEYFIPMSGTIDIEAEIVKLQEELKYTKGFLVSVQKKLSNERFVTNAPEQVISVERKKEADAVAKIETLEKSLASLK, via the coding sequence ATGGAAATTCCTTCAAAATACGAGCCGCAAACGGTAGAGGGCCAATGGTATGACTATTGGACCAAGCATAAATACTTTCATTCCAAACCCGATGAGAGGGAACCGTATACTATAGTTATACCACCTCCAAACGTCACTGGGGTGTTACATATGGGGCATATGCTGAATAATACCATACAGGATGTTTTGATCCGTAGGGCCCGTCTTATGGGGAAAAATGCCTGTTGGGTACCGGGAACGGACCACGCCTCCATTGCTACAGAAGCCAAAGTGGTAGCGAAACTAAAGGAGCAGGGGATAGAGAAAAAAGATTTAAGCAGGGAAGAGTTTTTAGGCCATGCCTGGGATTGGACTCATGAATACGGGGGAGTGATCCTTGAGCAGTTGAAAAAGTTGGGCTGTTCCTGCGATTGGGAACGTACTAAGTTCACCTTGGATGACAATATGTCTGCTTCCGTAATAAAGGTTTTTGTGGATTTGTTCAATAAAGGCCATATTTATAGGGGGTACAGAATGGTAAACTGGGATCCAGAAGCAAAGACTACCTTGTCCGATGAAGAAGTGATCTATGAGGAAAGACAGGGTTTACTGTATTATTTAACGTATAAGATACAGGATTCTGAGGAAACTTTGACCATTGCTACTACCAGACCAGAAACAATTCTGGGGGATACCGCCATTTGTATTAATCCAAATGATGAGCGTTATCAACATTTAAGAGGGAAAAAGGCGATTGTCCCCATATGTAATAGGATAATCCCGATTATAGAGGATGAATATGTTGATGTTGAATTTGGGACGGGTTGTCTTAAAGTAACTCCGGCTCATGATGTTAATGATAAGGCTTTAGGGGATAAGCATCATTTAGAGACCATCGATATTTTTAACGAAGATGCCAGTTTAAATAGTTATGGCCTACACTACGAAGGCCAGGATCGTTTTGTGGTGCGTAAAGCTATCACTAAGGAATTGGAAGAGAAGGGCTTTTTGGTAAAAACGGAAAGTCATTTAAATAAGGTTGGAACTTCCGAAAGGACCAAGGCAGTCATAGAACCAAGATTGTCCGATCAGTGGTTTCTGCGGATGGAGGAGTTGGCCAAGCCCGCTATAAAAGCAGTATTGGAAGATGAAGAGGTGAAGTTGTTCCCTAAAAAGTTCGAGAATACCTATCGCCATTGGATGGAAAATATTCGCGACTGGAATATTTCCAGGCAATTATGGTGGGGGCAGCAGATTCCCGCCTATTATTTTGGCGATGGTCAGGACGATTTTGTTGTAGCAGAGAGCAAGGAACTTGCCCTGGAACTAGCGAAGAAAAAATCTGGGAACTCCGATTTATCCATAGAGGTGCTGAAGCAGGATGAAGATGCATTGGATACATGGTTCTCTTCTTGGTTATGGCCTATAAGTGTATTTAATGGCATCTTAGAGCCTGAAAATGAGGAGATCAACTATTATTACCCTACTAATGATCTGGTAACTGGACCCGATATTCTATTTTTCTGGGTGGCCAGAATGATTGTTTCAGGATATGAATATAGAGATGAAAAACCGTTCCAAAACGTATACCTTACCGGTTTGGTACGGGATAAACAACGGCGTAAAATGTCCAAATCTCTAGGGAATTCACCCGATGCCCTCGAGTTGATAAAAGATTATGGTGCCGATGGGGTACGCGTGGGACTTTTGTTGAGTTCGGCTGCAGGAAATGATTTAATGTTCGATGAGGCGCTATGCCAACAAGGGAAAAACTTTGCCAATAAGATTTGGAACGGCTTCCGATTGGTAAAAGGTTGGGAAGTGGCCAATTTGCCACAACCCGAAGCCTCTAAGCTGGGAATTGCCTGGTATACCGCTAAATTCAATAAAACCTTAGTGGAAATTGAGGATCACTTTAGTAAATATCGTATTTCAGATGCCTTAATGGCTATTTATAAATTGGTGTGGGACGATTATAGTTCTTGGTTATTAGAAATCATTAAGCCAGCTTATCAGCAACCAATAGACAAAACTACCTTTGATGCGGTAATTCAAATCTTTGAGGAAAACCTAAAACTATTGCACCCATTTATGCCCTTTCTTACAGAAGAGGTCTGGCAACATATTGCAGAACGAAGCCCAGAGGAAGCCCTAGTAATTGCGAAATGGCCAGAAATACTCCCCGTAGACGAGGAGTTGATAACTGGGTTCGATTTTGCTGCTGAGGTAGTTTCTGGAATCCGTACCATCCGTAAGGAAAAGAATATCGCTATGAAGGAAACTTTGGAACTCTCCGTGTTGAACGAAGGGGAGATTTCCAAGGATTGGGATGTGATAATTGCAAAGCTTACCAATGTGTCCCAAATTTCATATGTGGATTCTTCCGTTGAAGGTGCCCTCGCTTTTAGGGTGAGATCCAATGAATATTTTATCCCTATGTCCGGGACTATAGATATCGAGGCCGAAATTGTTAAATTACAAGAAGAGTTAAAATATACAAAAGGCTTTTTGGTTTCCGTGCAAAAGAAACTTTCCAACGAAAGGTTCGTTACGAACGCGCCAGAACAGGTAATTTCGGTGGAACGTAAGAAGGAGGCCGATGCCGTTGCCAAAATTGAAACTTTGGAAAAAAGTTTAGCGAGTTTAAAGTAG
- a CDS encoding pyridoxal phosphate-dependent aminotransferase, protein MPSISQKGLSMPESPIRKLVPYAEAAKERGIGVIHLNIGQPDIKTPKIALDAVKNIDLEVLAYSRTEGSEVYRQKIAKYYAKNDIEVNASQIIVTTGGSEALAFAISSIADIGDEIIIPEPFYANYNGFATAAGVKVVPVVSHIENNFALPPIEEFEKLISPRTRAILICNPGNPTGYLYSREEIKKLADIVKKHDLFLVADEVYREFTYDGMEHYSVLKEAGLEEHAILIDSVSKRYSMCGARIGYLVSKNKEVIKTALKFAQARLSPPTYAQIASEAALDTPQSYFDAVKVEYVSRRDLLIAELIKIDGIKVAKPQGAFYCIVELPIKNADTFAQWLLESFNVNGETVMVAPAGGFYATEGLGVNQIRIAYVLEKEDLKKAVYILGEALKAYKD, encoded by the coding sequence ATGCCATCAATTTCACAGAAAGGCCTGTCCATGCCAGAGTCCCCCATAAGAAAATTAGTACCCTACGCAGAAGCAGCAAAGGAAAGGGGAATTGGGGTAATTCACCTGAACATCGGACAACCTGATATTAAAACTCCAAAAATCGCATTGGACGCAGTTAAGAACATTGATTTAGAGGTTTTGGCGTATAGCCGAACAGAAGGTTCTGAAGTCTATAGGCAAAAGATAGCTAAGTACTATGCCAAGAACGATATTGAGGTTAATGCGTCTCAAATAATAGTGACCACGGGAGGCTCTGAAGCCTTGGCATTTGCCATCAGCAGCATTGCAGACATTGGGGACGAAATTATTATTCCCGAACCGTTTTATGCCAATTACAATGGTTTTGCAACCGCCGCAGGCGTAAAGGTAGTACCAGTTGTTTCACATATAGAAAACAACTTTGCACTCCCCCCTATTGAAGAGTTCGAAAAATTAATCAGTCCTCGTACGCGTGCCATTCTTATCTGTAATCCAGGAAACCCCACTGGCTATCTATATAGTAGAGAAGAAATAAAAAAACTGGCCGACATTGTTAAAAAACACGATCTCTTTTTGGTTGCCGATGAAGTTTATCGCGAATTCACCTATGATGGTATGGAACATTATTCCGTACTTAAGGAAGCAGGATTGGAAGAACATGCCATACTGATAGACTCGGTTTCCAAAAGATATAGTATGTGCGGTGCTAGGATAGGCTACTTAGTCTCCAAAAACAAGGAAGTGATAAAAACTGCCTTAAAATTTGCTCAGGCACGCCTATCTCCCCCAACTTACGCACAGATCGCCAGCGAGGCTGCCTTAGATACCCCACAAAGTTATTTTGATGCCGTAAAAGTAGAATACGTTTCCCGCAGGGACCTGTTAATCGCCGAACTAATCAAAATAGACGGGATAAAGGTTGCCAAACCTCAAGGCGCCTTTTATTGCATTGTAGAATTACCGATCAAAAACGCGGATACTTTTGCCCAATGGTTATTGGAAAGCTTTAATGTAAACGGAGAAACTGTAATGGTAGCACCTGCAGGTGGATTTTATGCCACCGAGGGATTGGGCGTCAATCAAATACGGATTGCTTATGTCCTTGAAAAAGAAGATTTAAAGAAGGCGGTATATATTCTTGGGGAAGCTTTAAAAGCATATAAGGATTAA
- a CDS encoding aspartyl protease family protein, whose protein sequence is MNSFFRHSVFFIFCLPVLLVAQEYTLPKSEKYEKVKFKLVNNLIIVPVDVNGAKLSFILDSGVNKPILFNLSDQDSIQINDVREVSIRGLGDGDPIKALSSSNNTFQIGKARNNNQLLYVVMDKELNLSPRLGIVVHGIIGYDLFRDFVVSINYSSKVIKLYDPQLYKPKKRAKEQTLSLHLEKSKAYLKGFVLIGDKQNVPVKLLVDSGSSDALWLFEDVEKGLDVPKNSYQDFLGQGLNGGIYGKRTKIKGLVLGEFHLKEAKTAFPDMEYFSSITSFGERNGSLGGEILKRFTAVYNYRDSTVRLRKNAMFNDPFNFNLSGINLQHNGMRYISESIADSRGVVRDKGDSFGNVQIVFESKTRLSIVPEIIVSGIRAGSPGQEAGLREGDVILAVNGKKVHNYELQKILEMLNEKEGKRVKVQVARFGNDVMVTYVLKKMFK, encoded by the coding sequence ATGAACTCATTTTTCAGACATTCCGTTTTCTTTATTTTTTGTTTGCCAGTTTTATTAGTTGCCCAAGAGTACACCTTACCAAAAAGTGAGAAATATGAAAAGGTAAAATTTAAACTGGTTAACAACCTTATTATTGTTCCTGTGGATGTAAATGGGGCCAAGCTGTCCTTTATATTAGATTCGGGTGTAAACAAGCCCATACTTTTTAATCTTTCAGATCAAGATTCAATTCAAATAAACGATGTTAGGGAAGTTTCTATTAGAGGGCTTGGGGATGGCGATCCTATTAAGGCCTTAAGTTCTTCCAATAACACTTTTCAAATTGGGAAGGCCAGAAACAATAATCAATTATTGTACGTGGTCATGGACAAGGAACTTAATTTATCTCCAAGATTAGGGATAGTGGTGCATGGGATTATAGGGTACGACCTTTTTCGTGATTTTGTAGTGTCTATAAATTACTCATCAAAGGTGATTAAGCTGTACGACCCCCAATTATACAAGCCTAAAAAAAGGGCTAAGGAACAAACCTTGTCCCTTCATTTAGAAAAGAGTAAGGCGTATTTAAAAGGCTTTGTGCTTATAGGTGACAAACAAAATGTTCCCGTTAAATTATTGGTTGATTCAGGGAGTTCGGATGCCCTGTGGCTGTTTGAAGACGTTGAGAAAGGTCTAGATGTGCCGAAAAACAGTTACCAAGATTTTTTAGGCCAGGGACTAAATGGTGGTATTTATGGCAAAAGGACCAAAATAAAGGGCCTAGTACTGGGAGAATTTCATTTGAAGGAGGCCAAAACCGCTTTTCCCGATATGGAATATTTTAGTTCCATAACCAGTTTTGGAGAGCGGAATGGAAGTTTGGGTGGCGAAATCCTAAAAAGGTTTACTGCCGTGTATAATTATAGAGATAGTACAGTGCGTCTTCGTAAGAATGCTATGTTTAACGATCCCTTCAATTTTAACCTGAGTGGAATAAATCTGCAGCACAATGGAATGCGCTATATCTCTGAGAGTATTGCCGATTCTAGAGGTGTTGTTAGGGATAAAGGGGATTCTTTTGGCAATGTCCAAATCGTGTTCGAATCCAAGACGAGATTAAGCATAGTCCCCGAGATTATAGTTTCCGGCATCCGTGCTGGAAGTCCAGGACAGGAGGCAGGATTAAGGGAGGGAGATGTTATTTTGGCCGTTAACGGAAAAAAGGTCCATAATTATGAATTGCAAAAGATCTTAGAAATGCTCAATGAAAAAGAGGGCAAGCGGGTAAAAGTTCAGGTAGCCCGCTTTGGCAATGACGTAATGGTTACCTATGTGCTTAAAAAGATGTTTAAATGA
- a CDS encoding DUF1573 domain-containing protein, with the protein MMKKLVLVLFIGLLGFGLTAQENGAKIKFKTDTVDYGEIAKGSDGLRVFEFTNTGTAPLIISKVSSTCGCTIPKKPEAPILPGKTGEIQVKYDTNRVGPIRKAITVISNADTPTVVLKLKGEIKAADGK; encoded by the coding sequence ATGATGAAAAAATTAGTACTAGTTTTATTTATTGGTCTATTAGGATTTGGCCTAACCGCACAAGAAAATGGAGCAAAGATTAAATTTAAAACGGACACTGTAGATTACGGTGAGATAGCCAAAGGAAGTGATGGTTTACGAGTATTTGAATTTACCAATACTGGAACCGCTCCACTTATCATTAGTAAGGTGAGTTCTACATGTGGATGCACCATACCTAAAAAACCTGAGGCTCCAATTTTACCTGGAAAAACGGGAGAAATACAAGTGAAATATGACACCAATAGGGTGGGGCCCATTAGAAAGGCCATTACGGTTATTTCCAATGCCGATACTCCTACGGTAGTCTTAAAATTAAAAGGGGAAATCAAGGCCGCAGACGGCAAATAG
- a CDS encoding Gfo/Idh/MocA family oxidoreductase: MMTKKTIKTGILSFGMSGKLFQAPFLEVHSGFQLMAVVERSTKKAKEIYPHIKSYDSIEALLADSEIELVVVNTPNFTHFNFALMALKANKHVLVEKPFCVTTAEAKELFEVAQEKGRHILPYQNRRYDSDFLSVKQVLESGKLGSLVEAHLRYDRYRHHIGPKVAKETPVPGSGLLYDLGPHLLDAVIALFGYPKEWKKNTGQFRPNTQVDDYAHIHLLYPEGFQVFVTMSMLVVQPQASFVLHGTKGSYFKQRTDIQETQLLDGLAPDHPSFGVEEADKNGVLYTLDEKGEKQMEETAPITSSYLHLFDAVYQTIVEEIPYPVSHDDILQQLAILEG; encoded by the coding sequence ATGATGACAAAAAAGACCATAAAAACAGGGATTTTATCCTTTGGTATGTCGGGAAAGCTCTTTCAGGCCCCATTTTTAGAGGTGCATTCAGGTTTTCAACTGATGGCCGTGGTAGAAAGGTCTACTAAAAAGGCAAAGGAAATTTATCCACATATAAAAAGTTACGATAGCATAGAGGCACTTTTGGCAGATTCGGAAATAGAATTGGTAGTAGTAAATACACCTAATTTTACCCACTTCAATTTTGCGTTAATGGCCCTAAAGGCCAATAAACACGTCTTGGTGGAAAAACCATTCTGTGTCACTACCGCTGAAGCCAAAGAGCTGTTCGAAGTTGCTCAGGAAAAGGGAAGACATATACTTCCCTATCAAAATAGGCGGTACGATAGTGATTTCCTTTCTGTAAAACAAGTGTTGGAATCGGGCAAGCTGGGATCCCTTGTGGAGGCTCATCTTAGGTACGATAGATATAGACACCACATTGGGCCAAAAGTTGCTAAGGAGACGCCAGTGCCTGGTAGTGGCCTTCTTTATGATCTTGGGCCGCATCTGTTGGATGCCGTTATAGCACTCTTTGGATATCCAAAAGAATGGAAGAAAAATACGGGGCAATTTCGTCCCAATACCCAGGTGGATGATTATGCTCATATCCATTTGTTGTATCCTGAAGGTTTTCAAGTGTTTGTTACCATGAGTATGTTGGTTGTGCAGCCACAAGCCTCCTTTGTTTTGCACGGGACAAAGGGATCTTATTTTAAACAGCGAACGGATATTCAGGAAACTCAGTTATTGGATGGTTTGGCACCAGACCATCCCAGTTTTGGGGTAGAGGAGGCCGATAAAAATGGGGTGCTTTATACCTTGGATGAAAAAGGAGAAAAGCAGATGGAGGAGACAGCGCCTATAACATCGTCCTACTTGCATTTGTTCGATGCCGTATATCAAACAATAGTAGAAGAAATTCCATATCCCGTAAGTCACGATGATATACTGCAACAATTGGCCATATTGGAAGGCTAG
- a CDS encoding SDR family NAD(P)-dependent oxidoreductase: protein MGSGQSIGIIEKKEDTVSLIEIDNCIATLHKLVETGHTIFELPEEKRIALLKAAGQLSRPSKQQFKQRKKDAAKAAKRKMIERDKHARKETGIRSAREASVFVAPKLLNAPVQKSLEEMELESPRNCYVCKAVYTKLHHFYDAMCPDCADFNYAKRFQSADLTGQVAIVTGSRLKIGYHITLILLRAGATVVATTRFPVDSALRFSREEDFHDWGHRLKIHGLDLRHIPSVEIFCNFIEQQYSRLDILINNAAQTVRRPAGFYQHLMKNEEIPYQALPPLAKEVLADHNYCLQELNSLTQGTAGTQNNALPVNWHAPEPGIGIRASAKLSQIPYSFDSSLSTKEVFPEGELDADLQQVDLRKTNSWRLKLGEIETPEMIEVQLVNAIAPFVLCNRLSRLMRQENTGKKHIINVSAMEGKFHRFFKEDRHPHTNMAKAALNMMTHTSALDFAKDGVYMNAVDTGWVTDEDPVELSKKKVEVHDFQPPLDIVDGAARVLDPLIDGINTGKHWCGKFLKDYMPIDW, encoded by the coding sequence ATGGGAAGTGGACAATCCATTGGGATTATCGAAAAAAAGGAAGATACAGTCAGTTTGATAGAAATAGACAATTGTATTGCCACCTTACATAAACTGGTGGAAACAGGGCATACTATTTTTGAACTTCCCGAGGAGAAACGCATAGCCTTATTAAAGGCCGCAGGACAACTTTCAAGGCCTAGTAAACAACAATTCAAGCAACGTAAGAAAGACGCAGCTAAGGCGGCCAAACGAAAGATGATAGAGCGCGACAAGCATGCCCGAAAAGAAACGGGTATTAGAAGTGCGCGAGAAGCTTCTGTTTTTGTGGCGCCAAAATTGTTGAATGCCCCCGTTCAAAAATCCCTGGAGGAGATGGAATTGGAGTCGCCTAGAAATTGTTATGTGTGTAAAGCGGTCTACACCAAACTTCACCATTTTTACGATGCCATGTGTCCGGACTGCGCCGATTTTAATTATGCGAAACGTTTTCAATCAGCAGATCTTACTGGGCAGGTAGCTATAGTGACGGGATCTAGATTGAAAATAGGATATCATATTACTCTTATTCTTTTGCGAGCAGGTGCCACAGTAGTGGCAACTACACGTTTCCCGGTAGATTCAGCACTGCGTTTTTCTAGAGAAGAGGATTTTCATGACTGGGGACATCGATTAAAAATTCACGGGCTGGATCTAAGACATATTCCCAGTGTAGAGATTTTCTGTAATTTTATTGAACAACAGTATTCTAGGTTAGATATCCTCATCAATAATGCTGCTCAAACCGTAAGAAGGCCAGCCGGATTTTATCAGCACCTGATGAAAAATGAGGAAATCCCATACCAAGCATTACCACCTCTAGCAAAGGAGGTATTGGCAGATCATAATTATTGTTTACAGGAGCTTAATTCCCTGACACAGGGGACAGCCGGCACCCAAAACAATGCTTTACCAGTTAATTGGCACGCACCAGAACCTGGTATTGGAATAAGAGCTTCGGCAAAACTTTCCCAGATTCCCTATAGCTTTGATAGTTCGCTTTCCACAAAGGAAGTCTTTCCCGAAGGGGAATTGGATGCAGATCTACAGCAGGTAGACTTGCGCAAGACCAACAGCTGGCGCTTAAAATTAGGGGAGATAGAAACTCCGGAAATGATAGAGGTGCAACTGGTAAATGCCATTGCGCCCTTTGTGCTCTGCAACCGACTTTCCAGATTGATGCGCCAAGAAAATACAGGTAAAAAACATATCATTAACGTATCTGCCATGGAAGGTAAATTCCATCGTTTTTTTAAAGAAGATCGACACCCACATACCAATATGGCGAAGGCTGCGCTTAATATGATGACACATACTTCCGCTCTGGATTTTGCCAAAGATGGCGTTTATATGAACGCAGTTGATACAGGATGGGTAACAGATGAAGACCCCGTAGAATTATCTAAAAAGAAAGTTGAGGTTCATGATTTTCAGCCTCCCTTGGATATTGTTGACGGAGCCGCAAGGGTGTTGGATCCATTGATCGATGGGATCAACACGGGCAAACATTGGTGTGGGAAGTTTTTAAAAGATTATATGCCCATAGATTGGTAG
- a CDS encoding CDP-alcohol phosphatidyltransferase family protein, whose translation MSKIPHSYAFLDLSDYGRPVARIIAVRLKDTTITPLHVTFLFIVSGLLAIGCILKGYYLAATFFLILKSTLDAADGELARVKQTPSYTGRYSDSIADIVLNFMIFIVLGHITDTSIIWTMLAFFGMQLQGTLYNYYYVILRNRHNGDTTSRIFETGKPIAMAGERQRDVDLLFGCYKVLYGGFDRIIYYLDRSASVKGRLPSWLMTAVSTFGLGFQLLVISIMLVVGWANAIIPFFIFFSVFIFLFIGIRKSL comes from the coding sequence ATGTCAAAAATACCACACAGTTATGCGTTTTTAGATCTTTCGGATTACGGTAGACCAGTAGCTAGGATAATTGCTGTCCGACTTAAGGATACCACTATTACTCCGCTTCATGTTACGTTCTTATTTATTGTCTCCGGTTTATTAGCGATAGGTTGTATCCTGAAAGGGTATTATTTGGCAGCTACTTTTTTTTTGATATTAAAATCGACTTTGGATGCCGCCGACGGTGAATTGGCAAGAGTAAAACAAACTCCTTCCTATACGGGGCGATATTCTGATTCTATAGCCGATATCGTATTGAATTTCATGATTTTTATCGTGTTAGGACACATTACAGATACTAGTATTATCTGGACAATGCTGGCATTTTTTGGAATGCAATTGCAGGGCACCTTGTATAATTATTACTATGTAATATTAAGAAATAGACACAATGGAGATACTACCAGTAGAATATTTGAAACTGGGAAGCCAATAGCCATGGCGGGAGAGCGCCAAAGAGATGTAGATTTGCTTTTTGGATGCTATAAAGTGTTATATGGGGGGTTTGACCGAATTATTTATTACCTGGATCGTAGCGCATCAGTTAAAGGTCGACTTCCTAGTTGGTTAATGACTGCAGTGTCTACCTTTGGCCTTGGTTTTCAGTTGTTGGTCATCAGCATTATGCTGGTAGTCGGTTGGGCGAACGCTATAATTCCTTTTTTTATTTTCTTCTCTGTATTTATCTTTTTGTTTATCGGAATACGGAAATCATTATAG
- a CDS encoding HopJ type III effector protein, which produces MTAREFLIQLKNDPEGISFGDTIQLIDTSYHFEPTAFKNGPLSNEPGQNTGSCKVFSFALHHKLSKEETLACFGSYYRNDVLKNPTGDDHQNIRNFMKTGWEGIVFDKEALNIK; this is translated from the coding sequence ATGACGGCACGTGAATTTTTAATCCAATTGAAAAATGACCCCGAGGGAATTTCCTTCGGCGATACCATTCAACTAATAGATACCTCTTACCATTTTGAGCCTACCGCTTTTAAAAATGGGCCCCTTTCCAATGAACCGGGACAGAACACGGGATCCTGCAAAGTGTTTTCCTTTGCACTACATCACAAATTGAGCAAAGAGGAGACTTTGGCTTGTTTTGGAAGTTATTACCGCAATGATGTTCTAAAGAACCCTACTGGCGATGACCATCAGAACATTCGTAACTTTATGAAAACCGGATGGGAGGGAATAGTCTTTGACAAAGAGGCGTTGAACATAAAGTAA
- a CDS encoding sterol desaturase family protein encodes METYASALLYAIPFFVMLLAIEISYGFYVKKQMHKVMDTVSSISSGLTNIIKDTLGLALIVVSYPFLLTHLALMDIKANWLVWLVAFVVIDFAGYWNHRLSHKVNIFWNQHVIHHSSEEFNLACALRQPISNLIGYFSLLLIPAAVLGVPHVVIAVLAPIHLFAQFWYHTRHIKKMGWLEYVLVTPSQHRVHHAINPEYIDKNLGQVLCVWDRMFGTFQEELDEVPPQYGVLKPAATWNPILINFQHFWRLLKDAWYTQNYWDKLRIWFMPTGWRPLDVKDKYPIEIINDVYHFERYEPEATTGLKLYAILQMVISLLLMMFMFYNYEGIGFDGLLLLSGFIFAGIYGYTTLMDRKKYAVWIELGRGLVGIFWILFYGDWFGLHNFLPSANMWVTAYFLLTIFGGVYFTFLEPRNKRYDLVS; translated from the coding sequence ATGGAAACCTACGCATCGGCGCTGTTGTACGCCATTCCTTTTTTTGTGATGCTTCTAGCTATAGAAATATCCTATGGGTTTTATGTGAAAAAGCAAATGCACAAAGTAATGGATACGGTTTCTAGCATCAGTTCTGGCCTTACCAATATTATAAAAGATACCTTGGGCCTTGCCCTAATTGTAGTTTCCTATCCTTTTTTGTTAACGCATTTGGCATTAATGGATATAAAGGCAAACTGGTTGGTTTGGTTGGTCGCATTTGTGGTGATCGATTTTGCGGGATACTGGAACCATAGGTTGAGCCATAAGGTTAATATCTTTTGGAACCAGCACGTAATTCACCACAGTAGTGAAGAATTTAACCTAGCCTGTGCCCTTAGACAGCCTATCTCCAACTTAATTGGATATTTCTCCTTACTACTTATCCCAGCTGCCGTTCTTGGTGTTCCCCACGTTGTCATTGCCGTATTGGCCCCAATACATTTGTTCGCACAATTTTGGTACCACACGAGGCACATCAAAAAAATGGGGTGGTTGGAGTATGTGTTGGTTACCCCGTCCCAACATAGGGTTCACCATGCAATTAATCCTGAGTATATAGATAAAAACTTAGGCCAGGTGCTTTGTGTTTGGGATAGAATGTTCGGTACCTTTCAGGAGGAATTGGATGAGGTACCCCCGCAGTATGGAGTGTTGAAGCCTGCGGCTACTTGGAATCCCATCCTTATAAATTTTCAGCATTTTTGGCGGCTCCTTAAAGACGCTTGGTATACTCAAAATTATTGGGATAAACTCCGAATCTGGTTTATGCCCACCGGATGGAGGCCTCTAGATGTTAAAGATAAATATCCTATAGAAATTATTAATGATGTTTATCATTTTGAACGCTATGAGCCAGAAGCTACAACAGGGCTTAAACTATATGCTATTCTGCAGATGGTCATTAGTTTACTGCTAATGATGTTTATGTTTTACAACTATGAAGGAATTGGTTTTGATGGCCTATTGTTGCTCAGCGGATTTATTTTTGCGGGTATTTATGGCTATACTACCCTAATGGATAGAAAGAAGTATGCGGTTTGGATAGAGTTAGGTAGGGGATTGGTGGGTATTTTTTGGATACTATTCTATGGAGATTGGTTTGGGTTGCATAACTTTTTGCCCAGCGCCAATATGTGGGTAACGGCTTATTTCTTGTTGACTATATTCGGTGGGGTATATTTCACCTTCTTGGAGCCACGGAATAAGAGATATGATTTGGTGAGCTAA